One window of Corallococcus caeni genomic DNA carries:
- a CDS encoding choice-of-anchor A family protein, whose product MQPFKTFLFPLFAALGMACGDPPEPSSTEKPPRVLSAEALAERQRIASQHLAKPGAVKASLVTTAEVASALDLPAGAVATASLTSPNPQAAMVAPSYGDILPRKGSSLFIMSTGNINVANLPEPGTDYPPSGVEGDKVVYRVTLNVPAGSNRMAFDFRFLSAESPEYVGTAFNDTFTARVIDGLGTRTVADSSVNSATFFDVSSTRAAGTGYDTLFSDDPSGVDFFPATYPPDILLFPDAGITDFRTVNFEVLRGTQVTIEFEISDLGDGVLDSAVVIDNITFANMEVVNPNPTLIHPYTGAVVADPMQLSAPSSEAIPSVQGVAADGVTQVLLRSKLPSAGTMTFSLSGTSPANGGLGAVGTSTRAASVTVPTVPVGGVHYAFALYTSPPDFNTGGFENATTRPVTLSGTYTPTSGTGYTSTVELAIVRPPLVLVHDVWSSCSAWQGTEGIATSSLFRTTCADYSATSSESLTQADNELAVPNAIYEALLELRQGQIAVTQVDVVAHGAGGLLTRRYIDSANYRSVATFKEGDINRLISLNAPHGGTRMATELVRMRDDLKATLPATWTVVKDVLATPPFNISLDAPGGAAIDDLQVGSALVSNLRQTDVPTHFLVGQGAQPLPRTPTWGLLPDGLKVLYQQMETHHPYSRSLSTLERQKLILGSNSRLFCNDSHDVFAGTAEQQGGTATGSSAITPFTVALTNRNSEHFKVQINAAHRDRIRQLLNSPVGGPDFVASIPRPSTVPPVNSCAGFTALPAPERVREARATAVAGSVVITSPQPGTVVSPGGTVTVSVAGAGGFQPETVLILGEGTASILESGPFTTSFQVPAQALGSMELVAYGIDSQGRMLRSATIPLTVSSSAQLSTIQVLNGDATLRGPGTKRKLVVNGRYTDGVTRDISSPARGTLYSVSNTGIATITPDGTLTGVSKGMATVAVRNGTVLTSITVTVGDESSATCIPVRLGEYNLFVLEDYLQGNEVQGKLAAGRNISLQNFSVGGMLPASDTANVLVAGGNLSLSNGYVWGDARYGGTLTQQSNVFYPRGNVARATPINFTNQGSALRALSAELGALPTNGTATRESWGGVTLTGKDPKVNVFDVKASYFTGAVLLSINAPANSLAVINVRGTSATFTNFGHTFSGGIDEHGILFNFPEATSLTAFDYGFYGTVLAPNANVSFSDGSWVGGIYARSLKGNAVGMLSRLRDTDICN is encoded by the coding sequence ATGCAGCCGTTCAAGACCTTCCTGTTCCCGCTCTTCGCCGCCCTGGGGATGGCGTGCGGGGATCCTCCCGAGCCGTCGTCCACCGAGAAGCCCCCGCGGGTCTTGAGCGCCGAGGCCCTGGCCGAGCGCCAGCGCATCGCGAGCCAGCACCTGGCGAAGCCCGGGGCCGTGAAGGCTTCGCTCGTCACCACCGCGGAGGTCGCGTCCGCGCTGGACCTCCCGGCGGGGGCGGTGGCGACCGCGTCGCTCACCAGCCCCAACCCCCAGGCGGCCATGGTGGCGCCCTCCTACGGCGACATCCTGCCGCGCAAGGGCAGCTCGCTGTTCATCATGAGCACGGGCAACATCAACGTCGCCAACCTGCCGGAGCCGGGGACGGACTATCCGCCCTCGGGCGTCGAGGGTGACAAGGTCGTCTACCGCGTCACGCTCAACGTGCCGGCCGGCAGCAACCGGATGGCCTTCGACTTCCGGTTCCTCAGCGCCGAGTCCCCCGAGTACGTCGGGACGGCGTTCAACGACACGTTCACGGCGCGCGTCATCGACGGGCTGGGCACGCGCACCGTGGCGGATTCGTCGGTGAACAGCGCCACGTTCTTCGACGTCTCCTCCACGCGCGCGGCGGGCACCGGCTACGACACGCTGTTCTCCGACGACCCGTCCGGGGTGGACTTCTTCCCCGCCACCTACCCGCCCGACATCCTGCTGTTCCCCGATGCCGGCATCACGGACTTCCGCACCGTCAACTTCGAGGTCCTGCGCGGCACCCAGGTCACCATCGAGTTCGAGATCAGCGACCTGGGTGACGGCGTCCTGGACTCCGCGGTGGTCATCGACAACATCACCTTCGCCAACATGGAGGTGGTCAACCCGAACCCGACCCTCATCCACCCGTATACGGGCGCCGTGGTGGCGGACCCCATGCAGCTGTCGGCGCCGTCGTCCGAGGCGATCCCGTCGGTCCAGGGCGTGGCCGCGGACGGCGTGACGCAGGTCCTGCTGCGCTCCAAGCTGCCCTCCGCCGGGACCATGACCTTCTCGCTCAGCGGGACGAGCCCGGCCAACGGCGGCCTGGGCGCGGTGGGGACCTCCACCCGGGCGGCCTCCGTCACCGTGCCCACCGTCCCCGTGGGCGGTGTGCACTACGCGTTCGCGCTCTACACGAGCCCCCCGGACTTCAACACCGGGGGCTTCGAGAACGCCACCACCCGGCCCGTGACCCTCTCCGGCACCTACACGCCGACGTCGGGAACGGGCTACACGTCGACGGTCGAGCTCGCCATCGTCCGGCCGCCGCTGGTGCTCGTCCACGACGTCTGGTCCTCGTGCTCCGCCTGGCAGGGGACGGAGGGCATCGCCACGAGCAGCCTCTTCCGCACGACGTGCGCGGACTACTCCGCGACGAGCTCGGAAAGCCTGACCCAGGCGGACAACGAGCTCGCGGTTCCCAACGCCATCTACGAGGCGCTGCTCGAGCTGCGGCAGGGGCAGATCGCCGTCACCCAGGTGGACGTCGTCGCCCACGGTGCGGGCGGACTGCTGACCCGCAGGTACATCGACTCGGCCAACTACCGGAGCGTCGCGACCTTCAAGGAGGGCGACATCAACCGGCTCATCAGCCTGAACGCGCCCCACGGGGGGACGCGCATGGCCACCGAGCTCGTCCGCATGCGCGACGACCTCAAGGCCACGCTCCCCGCCACCTGGACGGTGGTGAAGGACGTCCTCGCGACGCCTCCGTTCAACATCTCGCTCGATGCCCCTGGAGGCGCGGCCATTGACGACCTCCAGGTGGGCAGCGCGCTCGTCAGCAACCTCCGGCAGACGGATGTCCCCACGCACTTCCTCGTCGGCCAGGGAGCACAGCCGCTGCCACGGACCCCGACGTGGGGCCTGCTTCCGGACGGCCTCAAGGTCCTCTACCAGCAGATGGAGACCCACCACCCGTATTCCCGCAGCCTGTCCACGCTGGAGCGGCAGAAGCTCATCCTGGGCTCCAACAGCAGGCTGTTCTGCAACGACTCGCACGACGTCTTCGCCGGGACCGCGGAACAGCAGGGCGGCACCGCGACGGGCAGCTCCGCCATCACCCCGTTCACCGTGGCGCTGACGAACCGGAACTCGGAGCACTTCAAGGTGCAGATCAACGCGGCCCACCGGGACCGGATCCGCCAGCTGCTCAACAGCCCTGTCGGCGGGCCGGACTTCGTCGCCTCCATTCCCAGGCCCAGCACCGTTCCCCCGGTGAACAGCTGCGCGGGGTTCACCGCGCTGCCGGCCCCGGAGCGCGTCCGTGAGGCCCGCGCCACCGCCGTCGCGGGCTCCGTGGTCATCACGTCCCCCCAACCCGGCACCGTGGTATCGCCGGGGGGCACGGTGACGGTGAGCGTCGCCGGTGCGGGAGGCTTCCAGCCAGAGACCGTCCTCATCCTGGGGGAGGGCACGGCCTCCATCCTCGAGTCGGGGCCGTTCACGACCTCGTTCCAGGTCCCCGCGCAGGCCCTTGGCTCGATGGAGCTCGTCGCCTACGGCATCGACAGCCAGGGCCGGATGCTGCGCTCCGCCACCATCCCCCTGACCGTCAGCTCCTCCGCCCAGCTGAGCACCATCCAGGTCCTCAACGGGGACGCCACCCTGCGAGGCCCCGGCACGAAGCGGAAGCTGGTGGTGAATGGCCGTTACACGGACGGCGTGACGCGGGACATCTCCTCGCCCGCGCGGGGCACGCTGTACTCGGTCTCCAACACGGGCATCGCCACCATCACCCCTGACGGGACGCTGACGGGTGTCTCCAAGGGCATGGCCACCGTCGCGGTCCGCAACGGCACGGTGCTCACCAGCATCACCGTCACGGTGGGCGACGAGAGCTCCGCGACCTGCATCCCGGTCCGGCTGGGCGAGTACAACCTCTTCGTGCTGGAGGACTACCTGCAGGGCAACGAGGTCCAGGGCAAGCTGGCCGCGGGCCGAAACATCTCCCTCCAGAACTTCTCCGTGGGCGGGATGCTGCCCGCGAGCGACACGGCCAACGTCCTGGTCGCGGGCGGCAACCTCTCCCTGTCCAATGGCTATGTCTGGGGCGACGCCCGCTACGGCGGGACGCTCACCCAGCAATCCAACGTCTTCTACCCCCGTGGGAACGTGGCCAGGGCCACGCCCATCAACTTCACCAACCAGGGCAGCGCCCTGCGCGCACTCTCCGCGGAGCTGGGGGCCCTGCCCACCAACGGCACCGCCACGCGCGAGTCCTGGGGGGGCGTCACGCTCACCGGCAAGGATCCGAAGGTGAATGTCTTCGACGTCAAGGCCTCGTACTTCACCGGCGCCGTGCTGCTGTCCATCAACGCCCCCGCCAACAGCCTGGCGGTCATCAACGTCCGGGGCACGTCCGCGACCTTCACCAACTTCGGCCACACCTTCAGCGGCGGCATCGACGAGCACGGCATCCTCTTCAACTTCCCGGAGGCCACCAGCCTCACCGCCTTTGACTATGGCTTCTACGGCACGGTTCTTGCCCCGAATGCCAACGTCTCGTTCTCCGACGGGAGCTGGGTGGGTGGAATCTACGCACGCTCACTGAAAGGCAATGCCGTCGGAATGCTCAGCCGGCTGCGGGACACGGATATCTGCAATTGA
- a CDS encoding Hint domain-containing protein, protein MMRMRRYLVLAGTGLSLLSGCTSNPQESMPEFHGRNQQGVGEPGRLSRAEWATYLSDQKYLHSIAKPDVRIRLNLADPAQHRFALSRLKLAGKTPENSPYLFKALEQRRQDQVARGYAPGLLPPEANSLVGTADKQEMHVIEEASTGETTAVANDGLGTATSTFPGGAIYTYVDTSYTDSSGNALGDLTWREEFDGGYNVTTNATGNLALTTLKRYRVSSYKVEESAAQGVTDSYIFTEMGIESGPVVNEAPRLGNLTVDAPLDVAFNDNLISVCLNRTWTQDCDYDLTGNLNSVKLPLKGSISVTSSHTFDDTAINQLKMDLNSGVARPDAGHLKLILTNTGGGCDVTDGNTLVGKMNQFWNRVTLSTDKKTFSWDLTGTNAAFFDDGCRQMQDSAKLTALISLPLVSAGTKYRSSITLSNDPAAVRPDYVFKKITVTNSCLAEGTQIALAEGKPAAIESLKAGDHVTNPYNPSLTIMDTAVGIETTPMVRIRDAAGRSLLMTEMHPIQAVARGMVQARDLRTGDLVMTRTGPSKLTEVTREAFTGKVYNVKVGSQAEKALLGEDQTAVYANGFLVGDGQIQKKYEAIAQQPKTGDMLARLPSRWHRDYQLSLQRK, encoded by the coding sequence ATGATGCGCATGCGTCGTTATCTGGTGCTCGCGGGCACCGGCCTGAGCCTGCTGTCCGGCTGCACGTCGAATCCCCAGGAGTCCATGCCGGAGTTCCACGGCCGCAACCAGCAGGGCGTGGGTGAGCCGGGCCGGCTGAGCCGGGCCGAGTGGGCCACCTACCTCTCCGACCAGAAGTACCTGCACTCCATCGCGAAGCCGGACGTGCGGATCCGCCTGAACCTGGCGGACCCGGCGCAGCACCGCTTCGCCCTGTCCCGCCTCAAGCTCGCGGGCAAGACGCCGGAGAACTCGCCCTACCTGTTCAAGGCCCTGGAGCAGCGGCGCCAGGACCAGGTGGCCCGGGGCTACGCGCCCGGCCTGCTGCCCCCGGAGGCCAACAGCCTGGTGGGGACCGCGGACAAGCAGGAGATGCACGTCATCGAGGAGGCCAGCACGGGTGAGACGACAGCGGTGGCCAACGACGGCCTGGGCACCGCCACCTCCACCTTCCCGGGCGGCGCCATCTACACCTACGTCGACACCAGCTACACGGACTCCAGCGGCAACGCGCTGGGCGACCTGACGTGGCGCGAGGAGTTCGACGGTGGCTACAACGTCACCACCAACGCCACGGGCAACCTGGCGCTGACGACCCTCAAGCGCTACCGCGTCTCCTCCTACAAGGTCGAGGAGTCCGCCGCGCAGGGCGTCACGGACTCGTACATCTTCACGGAGATGGGCATCGAGAGCGGCCCCGTCGTCAACGAGGCGCCCCGCCTGGGCAACCTCACGGTGGACGCGCCGCTCGACGTCGCGTTCAACGACAACCTCATCTCCGTGTGCCTCAACCGCACCTGGACCCAGGACTGCGACTACGACCTGACGGGCAACCTGAACTCCGTCAAGCTGCCGCTCAAGGGCTCCATCTCCGTCACCAGCAGCCACACCTTCGACGACACCGCCATCAACCAGCTCAAGATGGACCTGAACTCGGGTGTGGCCCGCCCGGACGCCGGCCACCTGAAGCTCATCCTCACCAACACGGGCGGCGGCTGCGACGTCACCGACGGCAACACGCTCGTGGGCAAGATGAATCAGTTCTGGAACCGCGTCACCCTGAGCACCGACAAGAAGACCTTCTCCTGGGACCTCACGGGCACCAACGCCGCCTTCTTCGATGACGGCTGCCGCCAGATGCAGGACTCCGCGAAGCTGACCGCGCTCATCTCCCTGCCGCTCGTCTCCGCGGGCACCAAGTACCGCTCCTCCATCACCCTGAGCAACGACCCGGCCGCCGTCCGCCCGGACTACGTCTTCAAGAAGATCACCGTCACCAACAGCTGCCTGGCCGAGGGCACGCAGATCGCCCTGGCCGAGGGCAAGCCGGCCGCCATCGAGTCCCTGAAGGCGGGCGACCACGTCACCAACCCCTACAACCCGTCCCTCACCATCATGGACACGGCCGTCGGCATCGAGACGACGCCCATGGTGCGCATCCGCGACGCGGCGGGCCGCAGCCTGCTGATGACGGAGATGCACCCCATCCAGGCCGTGGCGCGCGGCATGGTGCAGGCCCGCGACCTGCGCACCGGGGACCTGGTGATGACGCGCACCGGCCCCAGCAAGCTCACCGAAGTGACCCGCGAGGCGTTCACCGGCAAGGTCTACAACGTCAAGGTCGGCTCCCAGGCGGAGAAGGCCCTCCTCGGCGAGGACCAGACGGCGGTGTACGCCAACGGCTTCCTGGTGGGCGACGGGCAGATCCAGAAGAAGTACGAGGCCATCGCCCAGCAGCCGAAGACGGGCGACATGCTGGCCCGGCTCCCCAGCCGCTGGCACCGCGACTACCAGCTGTCGCTCCAGCGCAAGTAG
- a CDS encoding S8 family serine peptidase: protein MLTLALGGCSDAVSQDVRTPPEQLVSRMAPLNAAPAGLAISGEYIVVFNSEVGTSAIDTAVAGVLQAGGANALMHQYSIVPGFSAKLDATELGKLRANPAVAYVEENAAVSINTAFPSPADGTDRVDQRLGRNGTYNDYGRTGFGVHLYVVDTGINSTHTEFIGRIGNGFTAITDGRGVEDCHGHGTHVSSTAAGTQYGMAKQARIHPVRVLNCGGSGTWEGVIAGVDFVRANCASQNGPCVANMSLGGGLSPTLNTAVTNAVNAGVTFVVAAGNESTDACTRSPASTPGAITVAATDDNDRRAWFSNYGNCVDIFAPGVTILGAWIGGTTATNTIDGTSMASPHVAGAAVQYLTDHLNARPTQVEANLKGSASLECVTDTRGSPNAFLFNDLNQGNYTCSNTVASCRGLCGGPGYGCFCEESCIQYGDCCPDYADACQ, encoded by the coding sequence ATGCTCACGCTGGCGCTGGGCGGATGCAGCGACGCGGTCTCCCAGGACGTCCGCACGCCGCCGGAGCAGCTGGTGAGCCGCATGGCGCCCCTGAACGCGGCGCCCGCGGGCCTGGCCATCTCCGGTGAGTACATCGTGGTGTTCAACTCGGAGGTGGGCACCTCCGCCATCGACACAGCGGTGGCGGGCGTCCTCCAGGCCGGCGGCGCCAACGCGCTGATGCACCAGTACTCCATCGTGCCCGGGTTCTCCGCGAAGCTGGACGCGACGGAGCTCGGCAAGCTGCGCGCCAACCCGGCCGTCGCCTATGTCGAAGAGAACGCGGCCGTCAGCATCAACACCGCGTTCCCCAGCCCCGCGGACGGCACCGACCGCGTGGATCAGCGGCTGGGCCGCAACGGCACCTACAACGACTACGGCCGCACCGGCTTCGGCGTGCACCTGTACGTCGTCGACACCGGCATCAACTCGACCCACACGGAGTTCATCGGCCGCATCGGCAACGGCTTCACCGCCATCACCGACGGGCGCGGCGTCGAGGACTGCCACGGCCACGGCACGCACGTGAGCAGCACGGCCGCGGGCACCCAGTACGGCATGGCCAAGCAGGCCCGCATCCACCCCGTGCGCGTGCTGAACTGTGGCGGCAGCGGGACGTGGGAGGGCGTCATCGCCGGCGTGGACTTCGTCCGCGCCAACTGCGCCAGCCAGAACGGCCCCTGCGTCGCCAACATGAGCCTGGGCGGTGGGCTCTCCCCCACCCTCAACACCGCCGTCACCAACGCGGTCAACGCGGGCGTGACGTTCGTCGTCGCCGCGGGCAACGAGTCCACGGACGCCTGCACCCGCTCTCCGGCGAGCACGCCCGGGGCCATCACCGTGGCCGCCACGGACGACAACGACCGGCGCGCGTGGTTCTCCAACTACGGCAACTGCGTGGACATCTTCGCCCCGGGCGTGACCATCCTCGGCGCCTGGATTGGCGGCACCACCGCCACCAACACCATCGACGGCACGTCCATGGCCAGCCCCCACGTCGCGGGCGCCGCAGTGCAGTACCTGACGGACCACCTCAACGCCCGCCCCACCCAGGTGGAGGCCAACCTCAAGGGCTCCGCGAGCCTGGAGTGCGTCACGGATACGCGCGGCTCCCCCAACGCCTTCCTCTTCAACGACCTGAACCAGGGCAACTACACCTGCAGCAACACGGTCGCCAGCTGCAGGGGCCTGTGCGGTGGCCCCGGCTACGGCTGCTTCTGCGAGGAGAGCTGCATCCAGTACGGCGACTGCTGCCCGGACTACGCCGACGCCTGCCAGTGA